A portion of the Lolium rigidum isolate FL_2022 chromosome 1, APGP_CSIRO_Lrig_0.1, whole genome shotgun sequence genome contains these proteins:
- the LOC124684064 gene encoding wiskott-Aldrich syndrome protein homolog 1-like, producing the protein MAYGGGKSAVDAILAEAADLVALEQIARLNTAHLDDSAALPSSLESRFRKLKSLPAAAAPAPPPAKYLGRSVTAPPQHRDDPPADSPPLANHPARKDDQSSPPQPPPKSTVPAVPEEDDEDLERLFGPRRGRPTLKERNRRTASSSSSSRSPPPPRQACCFPFSPKKALQKTPATTTRSSKKKTHAEGYTGDVLGVDAGEWGDENRRMVTELREQQRKMKQALEEQVEVSRETAKMARWVKQASARMTHTDAIDDLLSDLDDDDDELK; encoded by the coding sequence ATGGCCTACGGCGGCGGGAAGTCGGCCGTGGACGCCATCCTCGCGGAGGCGGCGGACCTCGTCGCGCTGGAGCAGATCGCGAGGCTCAACACGGCGCACCTCGACGACTCCGCCGCGCTGCCCTCCAGCCTCGAGTCCCGCTTCCGCAAGCTCAAgtccctccccgccgccgccgcccccgcaccCCCGCCCGCCAAGTACCTGGGCCGCAGCGTCaccgcgccgccgcagcaccgGGACGATCCTCCCGCCGACTCGCCTCCACTCGCGAACCATCCCGCGCGCAAGGATGACCAGAGCTCTCCGCCGCAGCCTCCTCCGAAGTCGACCGTCCCCGCGGTTccggaggaagacgacgaggacCTGGAGCGGCTGTTCGGGCCACGGCGCGGCCGCCCGACGCTGAAGGAGCGGAACCGgcggacggcctcctcctcctcctcctcccggtctCCCCCACCGCCGCGCCAGGCGTGCTGCTTCCCCTTCTCGCCCAAGAAGGCCCTGCAGAAGACCCCTGCCACTACCACCAGGAGCAGCAAGAAGAAGACCCACGCCGAAGGGTACACCGGCGACGTCCTCGGCGTCGACGCCGGCGAGTGGGGCGACGAGAACAGGCGGATGGTCACGGAGCTCAGGGAGCAGCAGCGGAAGATGAAGCAGGCGCTGGAGGAGCAGGTCGAGGTGAGCAGGGAGACGGCCAAGATGGCGCGCTGGGTCAAGCAGGCCTCCGCGCGCATGACGCACACCGATGCCATTGACGACCTGCTCAGCGAcctcgacgatgacgacgacgagctcAAGTGA
- the LOC124684065 gene encoding pentatricopeptide repeat-containing protein At5g42310, chloroplastic-like: MDAHYLVHRHSHPPLQLLPPLQRLPPIRRCRRGGFTTAVACCTTAANDEHQERPWESYDRDIQPHAGSDIARSLRLLADMQAAGMRASAAAYARLIRALSRAGRTLEAEALLLEMRHLGASLPDAAHYNALLEGLLARAHLRLADRLLLQMADDGVPRNRHTYTLLLDAYARAGRLEDSWWVLGEMRRRGIRLGTAGYSALVRLYRDNGMWKKATDLVLEMQEVGVELDVKIYNGLIDTFGKYGQLADARRVFEKMRAEGIKPDIATWNALIRWHCRVGNMKRALRYFAAMQEEGMYPDPKIFITIISRLGEQGKWDELKRLFDKMRNRGFKDSGAVYAVLVDIYGQYGLFRDARECVAALKAEKLQLTPSIFCVLANAYAQQGLCEQTVCVLQLMEAEGIEPNLVMLNLLINAFSTAGRHLEALAVFQHIKDSGMSPDVVTYTTLMKAFMRVKRFEKVLEVYNEMERAGCTPDRKAREMLHDATVTMEQMRYY; this comes from the exons ATGGACGCCCACTACCTCGTACACCGCCACTCGCACCCGCCGCTCCAGCTTCTTCCTCCGCTACAGCGTCTGCCTCCCATTCGCAGATGCCGGCGCGGCGGCTTCACCACCGCCGTCGCCTGCTGCACCACCGCGGCAAACGACGAGCACCAGGAGCGGCCGTGGGAGTCCTACGACCGCGACATCCAGCCCCACGCGGGCTCCGACATCGCCCGctccctccgcctcctcgcggacATGCAGGCGGCGGGGATGcgcgccagcgccgccgcctacGCGCGCCTCATCCGTGCTCTATCCCGCGCCGGCCGCACGCTCGAGGccgaggcgctcctcctcgagATGCGCCACCTCGGAGCCTCCCTCCCCGACGCCGCGCACTACAACGCGCTCCTGGAGGGCCTCCTGGCCCGGGCGCACCTCCGCCTCGCCGACCGCCTGCTCCTCCAGATGGCCGACGACGGGGTGCCACGGAACCGCCACACCTACACGCTCCTCCTCGACGCGTACGCGCGGGCCGGCCGCCTCGAGGACTCGTGGTGGGTGCTCGGCGAGATGAGGCGGCGGGGCATCCGGCTCGGCACCGCCGGGTACAGCGCGCTGGTGCGGCTCTACCGGGACAACGGCATGTGGAAGAAGGCCACGGACCTCGTCTTGGAGATGCAGGAGGTCGGCGTGGAGCTCGACGTCAAGATCTACAACGGCCTGATCGACACCTTCGGCAAGTACGGGCAGCTGGCCGACGCGCGCAGGGTGTTCGAGAAAATGCGCGCCGAGGGGATCAAGCCGGACATTGCTACCTGGAATGCTCTGATCCGGTGGCATTGTCGGGTCGGGAACATGAAGCGCGCGCTGCGGTACTTCGCGGCGATGCAGGAGGAAGGGATGTACCCTGACCCCAAGATCTTCATCACGATCATCAGCAGGTTGGGGGAGCAAGGCAAGTGGGACGAGCTCAAGAGGCTGTTTGATAAAATGAGGAATCGAGGGTTCAAGGACAGCGGTGCGGTGTATGCAGTTTTGGTCGACATTTACGGGCAGTATGGCCTTTTTCGTGATGCCCGCGAGTGTGTAGCTGCTCTGAAAGCTGAAAAACTGCAGCTTACTCCTAGCATCTTCTGTGTCCTGGCGAATGCTTATGCTCAACAG GGTTTGTGTGAACAAACTGTATGTGTTCTTCAGTTAATGGAGGCAGAAGGAATTGAGCCGAATCTTGTTATGCTGAATTTGTTAATCAACGCATTTAGTACTGCTGGAAGGCATTTGGAGGCACTAGCTGTATTCCAGCATATCAAGGACAGT GGTATGAGCCCAGATGTTGTGACTTACACTACACTTATGAAGGCTTTCATGAGAGTAAAAAGATTTGAAAAG GTTTTGGAAGTATATAATGAAATGGAGCGCGCTGGTTGTACCCCTGATAGAAAAGCTAGAGAAATGTTGCATGATGCCACTGTTACAATGGAACAGATGAGAT aTTACTGA